One segment of Podarcis muralis chromosome 17, rPodMur119.hap1.1, whole genome shotgun sequence DNA contains the following:
- the LOC114588117 gene encoding E3 ubiquitin-protein ligase Topors-like — protein sequence MASSSEEPTSDNSFSSVNGSGNENSAQGTDGPSDSRCPICLERIRNVAFLNPCFHRFCFVCILEWSERKAECPLCKQHFHSFFHTINSDTDFEEYIIPFENASYGLCGERSAIDHRPESLPDNGILYEGYSEGRMRTLDELMRQLGIRRSSHPGGISLGQIREQVTIKFRRGLYRSGARVRNVQSGGFYRDISADFFHRNPVRLNRLVPWLKRELRVLCGTHASLINNIQHIILSNITIFDLDSQAFADIVLPHLLHYTNHFLHEFINFARSPFNIKAYDWRATYDIPFPIHDDGFQSNSSFTTSSSEEEEEEEETEDSDENEGEDRESVTSNEEGTWDDEIQGATSSSSSQTLDEFFLPFGSSDGALVRSQDNMHVFFQADAHLGSHNRHCPLHERVLNEIEESMPLLCKAIPNCMESAHQTIDDIDDEEEPVSKQNALNSHSFGGSIHSASTAISNVGQTASSNRVFDALQVPSQEQEADSTDQTPSQQKDMVSTKLIHHKGEEIIVIEVLQPKAEDILVIEHIELKTRETNDTGQMALQDEEKGSSTELHSSAEDTPSGSDTKRKGGFFSFIRRP from the coding sequence ATGGCATCATCCAGTGAAGAGCCTACTTCTGACAacagcttttcatctgtgaatgGCTCAGGGAATGAGAACAGTGCCCAAGGAACAGATGGACCTTCTGACTCAAGGTGTCCTATCTGCCTGGAAAGAATAAGGAACGTGGCCTTCTTAAATCCCTGCTTCCATAGATTCTGTTTTGTTTGCATCCTGGAGTGGTCAGAAAGGAAAGCAGAATGCCCACTCTGTAAACAACATTTCCACTCTTTCTTTCACACCATAAATTCCGACACTGATTTTGAAGAGTACATTATTCCCTTTGAAAATGCATCCTATGGCCTATGTGGGGAGAGGTCAGCAATTGACCACCGACCTGAGTCGCTGCCAGACAATGGGATCTTGTATGAAGGATACTCTGAAGGTAGGATGAGAACACTTGATGAGCTGATGAGACAGCTTGGAATAAGGAGGTCATCCCATCCAGGAGGCATCTCCCTTGGGCAAATCCGAGAGCAGGTTACAATTAAGTTCAGGAGGGGCCTTTATCGGTCTGGAGCACGTGTCAGGAACGTCCAGAGTGGAGGTTTTTATAGGGATATATCAGCTGATTTTTTCCACAGGAACCCTGTCCGTCTTAACAGGTTGGTTCCCTGGTTGAAGCGTGAACTGAGAGTCCTTTGTGGTACACATGCATCCTTGATCAACAACATACAGCATATCATATTGAGCAACATAACTATCTTTGATCTGGACAGCCAagcttttgctgacattgtgcTGCCTCATTTACTCCACTACACCAATCATTTCTTGCATGAATTCATCAATTTTGCTCGCTCCCCTTTCAACATTAAGGCCTATGACTGGAGAGCCACTTATGACATTCCCTTTCCTATCCATGACGATGGGTTCCAGTCCAATTCATCATTTACTACATCATcttcagaagaggaggaggaggaggaggaaacggaAGACTCCGATGAGAATGAGGGGGAAGATAGAGAATCAGTGACAAGTAATGAGGAAGGAACTTGGGATGATGAAATACAAGGAGCAACCAGTTCCAGTTCCAGCCAGACACTGGATgaattttttcttccttttgggTCCTCAGATGGAGCACTTGTAAGAAGTCAGGACAACATGCACGTTTTTTTCCAAGCTGATGCACATTTAGGGTCACACAATAGGCACTGCCCATTACACGAACGTGTCCTCAACGAGATAGAAGAGAGTATGCCATTGCTATGCAAGGCCATCCCCAATTGTATGGAGAGTGCACATCAAACTATAGATGAtattgatgatgaagaagagccAGTAAGCAAGCAGAATGccttaaacagtcacagctttgGTGGCAGCATTCATAGTGCAAGTACAGCTATCTCTAATGTTGGCCAGACTGCTAGCAGTAATCGAGTGTTTGATGCTTTGCAGGTTCCATCTCAAGAGCAAGAGGCAGATAGCACGGATCAGACACCATCGCAACAAAAGGACATGGTAAGCACCAAGCTGATCCATCACAAAGGAGAGGAGATCATTGTTATTGAGGTGCTTCAACCCAAAGCAGAAGACATTTTGGTTATTGAGCACATAGAGTTGAAAACAAGAGAAACTAATGACACTGGTCAGATGGCATTGCAAGATGAAGAAAAGGGTAGCTCTACAGAACTGCACTCCTCTGCAGAAGACACACCAAGTGGTTCTGATACCAAGAGGAAGGGTGGATTTTTTTCATTTATCAGAAGACCTTGA